A section of the Clostridium sp. TW13 genome encodes:
- a CDS encoding NERD domain-containing protein, producing the protein MGFFETLKEVITNKPSTLREPVFIKEFNEDNKQFSELKELLRIAPEEAKKQIEQDIKLLSYGMVGERNVAYELKSSHMPILILHDLFLEYNDLQAQIDFVVIAQRFILVIECKNLVGDISISSDGDFVRYFKGPSGKVYKKEGMYSPIVQNERHVALLEDILMKEKSFNKKGCKLIKHIVTVANPKAVINSKYASKDIKKHIIKHDQLINKLKELHEANKDGNWFPEETMYGIANDLLKYNGTYTVNYERKYGFSLTSYDDKNMDLKDDCSEQKAAIENKEIVKETELVEDVEEVGKIKIVEKLVKIDSREKVAKSEKIEESELYKELKQYRYNKSKEENNKPYFVYNNLQLEALVTAKPKTIEELKLVNGFGPVKCEKYGQDIIEIVKKNL; encoded by the coding sequence ATGGGATTTTTTGAAACATTGAAAGAAGTAATAACCAATAAACCATCTACATTAAGAGAGCCTGTTTTTATTAAAGAGTTTAATGAAGATAATAAGCAATTTAGTGAGTTGAAAGAACTTTTAAGAATAGCACCAGAGGAAGCAAAAAAACAAATAGAACAAGATATTAAATTACTTTCTTATGGAATGGTTGGAGAAAGAAATGTGGCTTATGAGCTAAAAAGCAGTCATATGCCAATATTAATATTACATGATTTATTTCTTGAGTATAATGATCTTCAGGCACAAATTGATTTTGTGGTAATAGCTCAAAGATTTATTTTAGTAATTGAGTGCAAAAATTTAGTTGGAGATATTTCTATATCAAGTGATGGAGATTTTGTAAGGTATTTTAAAGGACCAAGTGGGAAAGTGTATAAGAAAGAAGGCATGTACAGCCCTATTGTTCAAAATGAGAGGCATGTAGCTTTACTTGAAGATATTCTTATGAAAGAAAAAAGCTTTAATAAGAAAGGCTGTAAATTAATAAAACATATTGTAACTGTGGCAAATCCCAAAGCTGTAATCAATAGCAAATACGCCAGTAAAGATATAAAGAAACATATAATAAAGCATGATCAGTTGATAAATAAGCTTAAAGAATTGCATGAAGCAAATAAGGATGGAAACTGGTTTCCAGAAGAAACTATGTATGGGATAGCAAATGATTTATTGAAATACAATGGAACATATACAGTTAATTATGAAAGAAAGTATGGATTTTCCCTTACTAGTTATGATGATAAAAACATGGATTTAAAAGATGATTGTTCGGAGCAGAAAGCTGCCATAGAAAATAAAGAAATTGTTAAAGAAACAGAGTTAGTAGAGGATGTAGAAGAAGTAGGAAAAATAAAGATCGTAGAAAAATTAGTGAAAATAGATTCTCGAGAAAAAGTAGCGAAAAGTGAGAAAATAGAGGAAAGTGAACTTTATAAAGAATTAAAGCAATATCGTTATAATAAAAGTAAGGAAGAAAACAATAAACCTTATTTTGTGTACAACAATTTACAATTGGAAGCTTTAGTTACAGCAAAGCCTAAAACCATAGAAGAACTTAAATTAGTTAATGGCTTTGGACCTGTTAAATGTGAAAAGTATGGGCAAGACATTATTGAAATTGTTAAGAAAAATTTATGA
- a CDS encoding ATP-grasp domain-containing protein — MKVFIRKGFDNEISNHNFYEAFSGFKQMGFEIKFFQNIEDLRDSQKEDIVVGYVDDVRTALSRFNIIAPEIDYPEELKSYLGRKIWKTKLSSIANNPENWNVFIKPIEDKKFTGVVVRSTKDLIGCGTYNEDTEILCSEVVNFVAEWRCFVRYGKIIDVRRYKGDWRANLNSTIVENAVSEFKSAPKAYAIDFGLTDKGETLLIEVNDGYSLGFYGLSDLAYAKLLAARWAELTNTIDECDF, encoded by the coding sequence ATGAAAGTATTTATAAGAAAAGGTTTTGATAATGAAATTTCAAATCACAATTTTTATGAAGCATTTAGCGGATTCAAGCAAATGGGATTTGAAATAAAGTTTTTTCAAAACATAGAAGATTTACGTGATAGCCAAAAAGAAGATATAGTAGTTGGTTATGTTGATGATGTAAGAACAGCATTGAGTAGATTTAATATTATAGCACCTGAAATAGATTATCCAGAGGAATTAAAAAGCTATTTAGGAAGGAAAATATGGAAGACTAAATTAAGTTCCATAGCCAATAATCCAGAAAATTGGAACGTATTTATTAAGCCTATTGAGGATAAAAAGTTTACTGGAGTTGTAGTTAGAAGTACTAAAGATTTAATTGGTTGTGGAACTTATAATGAAGATACTGAAATACTATGCTCAGAAGTTGTAAATTTCGTTGCAGAATGGAGATGCTTTGTTCGATATGGAAAGATAATAGATGTTCGTAGATACAAAGGGGATTGGAGAGCAAATTTGAATTCTACAATAGTAGAAAATGCAGTATCTGAATTCAAATCTGCACCTAAAGCATATGCCATAGATTTCGGATTAACAGATAAAGGGGAGACTTTATTAATTGAAGTAAATGATGGCTATTCTTTAGGCTTCTATGGATTATCAGATTTAGCATATGCAAAGTTATTGGCTGCTAGATGGGCTGAGTTGACTAATACCATTGATGAGTGTGATTTTTAG
- a CDS encoding TetR/AcrR family transcriptional regulator → MKDTCTNKLENKKLLKKKAILDAAAKVFAEKGYLDTSIKNITDEASISVGSFYSYFTTKEEVLEQIYIEILDMTLKLASDASMNPDDSNAKKFTLSMTSAVWTYVKNKELSKVLLVKSMGINELFEKKRWEVLDKTNAFLRKILLHLKECDSANIQDVDVTSVLLTQSIFGVITYWIDEKLTSDLKDTIFTLCTYHLRAMNIDFKDEEITQCINEVLTSDYEKFLK, encoded by the coding sequence ATGAAAGATACGTGTACAAATAAATTAGAAAATAAGAAACTTTTAAAGAAAAAAGCTATCCTTGATGCAGCAGCAAAGGTTTTTGCTGAGAAGGGATACCTTGATACATCCATAAAGAATATTACTGATGAAGCATCTATATCTGTAGGTTCTTTCTACTCTTACTTCACTACTAAAGAAGAAGTGTTAGAACAAATTTATATAGAGATTTTAGATATGACTTTAAAGCTTGCTTCAGATGCTTCTATGAATCCAGATGATAGCAATGCAAAAAAATTCACCTTGTCTATGACCTCTGCAGTTTGGACTTATGTGAAAAATAAAGAACTATCAAAAGTACTCTTAGTAAAATCAATGGGAATCAACGAACTATTTGAGAAGAAACGATGGGAAGTTCTAGACAAAACAAATGCTTTTCTACGAAAGATATTACTACATTTAAAAGAGTGTGATTCTGCTAATATACAGGATGTTGATGTAACTTCAGTTTTGCTTACTCAAAGTATTTTTGGCGTTATAACCTACTGGATTGACGAAAAACTTACAAGTGATTTGAAGGATACAATTTTCACCTTATGTACTTATCATCTTAGAGCTATGAACATTGACTTTAAAGATGAAGAAATAACTCAATGCATCAATGAAGTGCTTACATCAGATTATGAAAAATTTCTTAAGTAA
- a CDS encoding DUF3784 domain-containing protein, whose product MNIFSYILLVVGILMVLLGLIVWKKQKLSLISGYNSRNVKEEDIKDYTEAMGKGYVMLGVTMLIMVVFELINVSQYGIIIWILGFCISLTKITRTQKKYGTGIWN is encoded by the coding sequence ATGAATATTTTTTCTTATATACTTTTAGTAGTAGGAATTTTAATGGTACTATTGGGTTTAATAGTTTGGAAAAAGCAAAAGTTATCTTTAATTAGTGGCTATAATAGCAGGAATGTAAAAGAAGAGGATATAAAAGATTATACAGAAGCCATGGGGAAGGGATATGTTATGCTTGGAGTCACAATGTTAATAATGGTAGTATTTGAGTTAATCAATGTGAGTCAGTACGGCATTATAATATGGATATTGGGATTTTGTATAAGCTTGACTAAGATTACAAGAACTCAAAAGAAATATGGAACAGGAATATGGAATTAA
- a CDS encoding arsenate reductase family protein: MSYLFVEYPKCTTCKRAKKWLDDNGVNYEDRHIVENNPTEEELQEWIKRSGLPIKKFFNTSGILYKEMNLSQQLKTLSEEEQVKLLATNGMLVKRPIVVGEDFVLVGFRDEALWEEKLK; this comes from the coding sequence ATGTCTTATTTATTTGTAGAATACCCAAAATGCACAACTTGCAAGCGTGCAAAAAAATGGTTAGATGATAATGGAGTCAATTATGAGGATAGACATATAGTAGAGAACAATCCAACAGAGGAAGAACTTCAAGAGTGGATAAAGAGAAGCGGACTTCCAATTAAAAAGTTTTTCAACACTAGTGGAATTTTGTATAAGGAAATGAATTTAAGTCAGCAGCTTAAAACACTTTCAGAAGAAGAGCAAGTTAAGCTTTTAGCTACAAATGGAATGTTAGTGAAACGTCCAATAGTAGTTGGAGAGGATTTTGTACTTGTAGGCTTTAGAGATGAAGCTTTGTGGGAAGAAAAATTAAAATAA
- a CDS encoding SdpI family protein, protein MFLIIISLITPLALLIVGLVFHKHYPNEYKPFVGYRTTRAKKSKEAWNEANSYSTKLLIKYSSIILVITILTIVLVGKPCDIMGIISILSTLLGLIDIIIVYVLTEKHLKNMFGD, encoded by the coding sequence ATATTCTTGATAATAATAAGTCTTATTACGCCATTAGCACTGCTTATAGTTGGGCTTGTTTTTCATAAACACTACCCTAACGAATATAAACCTTTTGTTGGCTATAGGACAACCAGAGCTAAAAAAAGTAAAGAAGCATGGAATGAAGCAAATAGTTACTCTACTAAGTTACTAATTAAATATTCATCAATTATATTAGTAATAACTATACTCACAATTGTTTTAGTGGGCAAGCCTTGTGATATTATGGGTATTATCAGTATCCTTTCAACGCTCTTAGGTTTAATAGACATCATTATAGTATATGTATTGACAGAAAAACACCTTAAAAATATGTTTGGTGATTAA
- a CDS encoding plasmid pRiA4b ORF-3 family protein has product MKKFELDKRMKSFLKDFNSFIEYLAFNEVTVGKTNNFISPKFLFEINEVMEIKQEGIKPTSTQVAYPLIHLFHNLSVSGRLFVRKSINGGKIILKATDRLKLFNDLSEVEKYITLIEILWVDCDFEKIRYQTHDFIDVNYTMRIVENLSVSPVNQNMHVDKNLIPLSTIILYLSYFGLIDVKENELEGKEKNERVFLLGEIKVITMGLEILKILDQRRNIENWNLPYLRELGEWNVEFIEEFYVPFKKLFKDGELNKTLPRKAVELKNGIYTFKVSLNKNMWAKIRFNGNHTLLDLHNYIQEAFSLDNDNMYSFFMDGVAWSKNKFTSPYDDEGPHVDEAKIGELGLDEKQSFLYLFNYSNPWRFEVEVDDIEETELRLLRPQIVEAKGN; this is encoded by the coding sequence ATGAAAAAGTTTGAGTTAGATAAGAGAATGAAAAGTTTTTTAAAAGATTTCAATAGTTTTATAGAATACTTAGCTTTTAATGAAGTTACTGTGGGGAAAACAAATAATTTTATTTCACCAAAGTTTTTATTTGAAATTAATGAAGTTATGGAAATAAAACAGGAGGGTATAAAGCCTACAAGTACACAGGTAGCATATCCACTTATTCATCTGTTTCACAATTTATCAGTGAGTGGTAGATTGTTTGTAAGGAAAAGTATAAATGGTGGAAAAATAATTCTAAAGGCTACTGATAGGTTAAAGCTCTTTAATGATTTAAGTGAAGTTGAAAAATATATTACCCTAATAGAAATACTATGGGTGGATTGTGATTTTGAAAAAATAAGATATCAAACTCATGATTTTATAGATGTAAATTATACAATGAGAATTGTAGAAAATCTTTCTGTATCACCAGTAAATCAAAATATGCATGTGGATAAAAATCTAATTCCACTTAGTACTATAATATTATATTTATCTTATTTTGGTTTGATTGATGTAAAGGAAAATGAGCTTGAAGGAAAAGAAAAAAATGAAAGAGTATTCTTGTTAGGAGAAATTAAAGTAATCACAATGGGCTTAGAAATATTAAAGATATTAGATCAAAGGAGAAATATAGAAAACTGGAATCTCCCATATCTAAGAGAGCTAGGGGAGTGGAACGTAGAATTTATTGAGGAGTTCTATGTACCATTCAAGAAATTATTTAAGGATGGGGAATTGAATAAAACTTTACCAAGAAAAGCTGTTGAACTTAAGAATGGAATTTACACATTTAAGGTATCTCTAAATAAAAACATGTGGGCAAAAATAAGATTTAATGGGAATCATACACTACTAGATTTACATAACTATATTCAAGAAGCATTTAGTTTGGATAATGATAATATGTATTCTTTCTTTATGGATGGGGTGGCTTGGTCAAAAAATAAATTTACTTCTCCATATGATGATGAAGGTCCACATGTTGATGAAGCTAAAATAGGAGAGTTAGGTTTAGATGAAAAGCAAAGCTTCCTATACCTTTTTAATTATAGCAATCCATGGAGATTTGAGGTAGAGGTCGATGATATTGAAGAAACAGAGCTAAGATTGCTAAGACCACAGATTGTTGAAGCTAAGGGTAACTGA
- a CDS encoding DUF5655 domain-containing protein: MFLYNINQDELEEIKEVPFKKEIEIHKLCESNLEKIFALKFVKREFSFNNFRFDTLAFDESSKAFVIIEYKNTSSFSVIDQGYAYLSLLLNNKAEFILEYNESCNGSLKRDDVDWSQSRVIFVSPSFNNYQKESINFKDLPFELWEVKKFSNNIVYFNAIKQSKTSESIKTIVSSNEQAEVVNKEVMVYTEEDHFKNSSEEMIDLYSRIKEFILSLNDGITIKAKKYEMGFLYKNKIMVDIHLQKKALKIWLNTKKGTINDSKNIAKDMSNTGHWGNGDYEIQISDDEELEYIFSLIKQVYRLRM, from the coding sequence ATGTTTTTATACAATATTAATCAAGATGAATTAGAAGAAATAAAAGAAGTTCCATTTAAAAAGGAAATAGAGATTCATAAGTTGTGTGAAAGTAATTTAGAAAAAATATTTGCACTAAAGTTTGTAAAAAGGGAATTTTCATTTAATAACTTTAGATTTGATACTTTAGCATTTGATGAAAGTAGTAAAGCTTTTGTAATAATTGAATATAAAAATACAAGTAGTTTTAGTGTCATAGATCAAGGATATGCTTATTTATCATTGTTATTAAATAATAAGGCAGAGTTTATACTTGAATATAATGAAAGTTGCAATGGAAGCTTAAAAAGAGATGATGTTGATTGGTCTCAATCAAGAGTAATTTTTGTATCACCTTCATTTAATAATTATCAAAAGGAATCAATTAACTTTAAGGATTTGCCTTTTGAATTGTGGGAAGTTAAGAAATTTTCTAACAATATTGTCTATTTTAATGCAATAAAACAATCTAAAACATCTGAATCAATAAAAACTATAGTTAGTTCAAATGAGCAGGCTGAAGTTGTTAATAAAGAAGTTATGGTATATACAGAAGAGGATCATTTTAAAAATTCATCAGAAGAAATGATAGATTTGTACAGTAGGATTAAAGAATTTATTCTTTCATTAAATGATGGAATAACTATAAAAGCTAAAAAGTATGAAATGGGATTTCTATATAAAAATAAAATTATGGTAGATATTCACTTACAAAAGAAAGCATTAAAGATTTGGTTGAACACAAAGAAAGGAACTATAAATGATTCTAAGAATATTGCTAAGGATATGTCCAATACAGGGCATTGGGGAAATGGGGATTATGAAATTCAAATTTCAGATGATGAAGAATTAGAATATATTTTTAGTTTGATAAAGCAGGTTTATAGGTTAAGAATGTAA
- a CDS encoding ribosomal protein L7/L12 — translation MNSNVMMIIIGVSILIILVSIISQLRNDMMRMKITLDKIAKKVGVPDIITKEVKDELLTLISEGKKIQAIKTYRMLTGIGLKEAKEYIDEISIDVNDK, via the coding sequence ATGAATAGTAATGTAATGATGATAATTATAGGGGTATCTATACTAATAATTTTAGTGAGCATTATAAGTCAATTAAGAAATGATATGATGCGTATGAAAATAACTTTGGACAAGATTGCTAAGAAAGTTGGAGTACCAGATATAATAACAAAAGAAGTAAAAGATGAGTTATTAACTCTTATTTCAGAAGGAAAGAAGATTCAAGCTATAAAAACATATAGAATGCTTACTGGAATTGGTTTGAAAGAAGCCAAAGAATATATTGATGAAATAAGTATAGATGTTAATGATAAATAA
- a CDS encoding LexA family protein, translated as MGFFISDVAQSIYLQAWLDNSEDDFILKIKGDSMINKNINDGDYVVIKKQKAANIGDIVAVDIEDNCTLKTYKTMGGKILLMPENDAYEPFMLDEGQFSIIGVAVGLIKNS; from the coding sequence TTGGGATTTTTTATTTCAGATGTTGCTCAAAGTATCTACCTCCAAGCATGGCTTGATAATTCTGAAGATGACTTTATTCTAAAGATAAAAGGAGACTCCATGATAAATAAGAATATAAATGATGGGGATTATGTAGTTATAAAGAAACAAAAGGCAGCTAATATAGGCGACATAGTGGCTGTAGATATTGAAGATAACTGCACTTTGAAAACCTATAAAACCATGGGTGGAAAGATCCTTCTTATGCCAGAAAATGATGCATATGAACCTTTTATGCTGGATGAAGGACAGTTCAGCATCATTGGAGTAGCTGTGGGATTGATAAAAAATTCATAA
- a CDS encoding prolyl oligopeptidase family serine peptidase codes for MSYKSFKLQRDLTSTLNYLVYLPKSYSPNIKMPLILSLHGSGERGNNIENVTRWGIHKILRENDDFPFIVVSPQCPEGEIWEMQFNALKDLLNKIKNDYNIDDERIYLTGYSLGGYGTWNFAILNPETFAAIIPISGGAISPKKALHLKGLPIWVAHGDSDTVVPFEESKRIVESLKEHNPNIIFKVYEDKGHEVCTSAYEEPELFQWFLKQKKHNKS; via the coding sequence ATGAGTTATAAAAGTTTTAAACTTCAAAGAGACCTTACTTCAACACTAAATTATCTTGTCTATTTGCCCAAAAGTTATAGCCCAAACATTAAAATGCCCTTAATTCTTTCCTTGCATGGTTCAGGTGAACGTGGGAATAATATTGAAAATGTAACAAGGTGGGGTATACATAAGATTTTAAGAGAGAACGATGATTTTCCCTTTATTGTAGTGTCTCCACAATGCCCTGAGGGTGAGATCTGGGAAATGCAGTTTAATGCGCTAAAAGATCTATTGAATAAAATAAAAAATGATTATAACATTGATGATGAAAGAATATACTTGACTGGATATAGCCTTGGTGGATATGGTACATGGAATTTTGCTATACTCAACCCAGAAACATTTGCTGCAATAATTCCTATAAGTGGCGGAGCAATATCTCCAAAGAAAGCTCTGCATTTAAAAGGACTTCCTATTTGGGTTGCTCATGGAGATAGTGATACAGTTGTTCCATTTGAGGAATCCAAAAGAATTGTGGAAAGCTTAAAAGAACATAACCCAAACATCATCTTTAAAGTTTATGAAGACAAAGGACATGAAGTCTGTACCTCAGCATATGAAGAACCAGAGCTTTTTCAATGGTTTCTAAAACAAAAAAAGCATAATAAGTCATAG
- a CDS encoding GyrI-like domain-containing protein, with translation MKINKCIKESFSVIGKEGSTNDGEGFIQKLWADANSNFAEVAPLAKKDEKGILLGIWGAMSDLSHSFNPWEDNFTKGLYLAGVEVMNDAQAPQGWVKWTIPSYEYIYVKNENQNTFAEVIEYLKENNIELAGAAHDYNCPEDGQGYIFFPIRRI, from the coding sequence ATGAAAATAAACAAGTGTATAAAAGAGTCCTTTTCAGTTATAGGTAAAGAAGGTTCCACAAATGACGGTGAAGGGTTTATTCAAAAATTATGGGCTGACGCTAATTCTAATTTTGCAGAAGTGGCACCACTAGCAAAGAAAGATGAGAAGGGAATTCTTCTTGGAATATGGGGTGCAATGTCTGATCTATCCCATTCCTTTAATCCTTGGGAAGATAATTTTACAAAAGGACTTTACCTTGCAGGAGTTGAAGTTATGAATGATGCTCAAGCACCACAAGGTTGGGTGAAATGGACGATTCCATCCTATGAATACATTTATGTCAAAAATGAAAATCAAAATACATTTGCTGAAGTTATAGAATATTTAAAAGAAAACAATATAGAACTTGCTGGTGCAGCTCATGATTATAATTGTCCTGAAGATGGACAAGGATATATCTTTTTCCCAATACGAAGGATCTAA
- a CDS encoding alpha/beta hydrolase family protein — protein sequence MKEYRLKEIYGDFYENEGKPLVVLIGGSRPGLPAPLSDDLMNYLIPNYNVLLLAYFGVGEISKSLENVPIEYFKNAITIVKEEYNISDNKIAVIGQSKGGEAALLLANQLNSALTIACVASCYVWQGLPEKLQDMGKAEPKSSWSWNNEPLPYIRFHIDEEALRNAANKKFCKCYENSIERYYDEKALINMDNYTGKILLLSAENDAYWPSKKMSNILVENSKTKENISHIPLNLEGHYFLNYEESVREIINFLKANFS from the coding sequence ATGAAAGAGTATAGATTAAAAGAAATTTACGGTGATTTTTACGAAAATGAAGGAAAACCTCTAGTTGTTCTTATAGGTGGAAGTAGACCTGGTCTTCCAGCACCTTTAAGTGATGACTTGATGAATTATTTAATCCCAAATTATAATGTCCTACTACTTGCATACTTTGGCGTAGGAGAAATTTCAAAATCCTTAGAGAATGTTCCAATAGAATATTTTAAGAATGCTATCACTATAGTAAAAGAAGAATACAATATTTCTGATAACAAGATAGCTGTTATTGGACAATCTAAAGGTGGAGAAGCCGCCCTACTACTAGCAAACCAGCTAAATTCTGCACTTACTATCGCTTGTGTTGCTAGCTGTTATGTTTGGCAAGGACTCCCTGAAAAACTTCAAGATATGGGCAAAGCAGAACCTAAATCTTCATGGTCTTGGAACAATGAACCATTGCCATACATTCGATTCCACATCGATGAAGAAGCACTAAGAAATGCAGCCAATAAAAAATTCTGTAAATGCTATGAGAATTCAATAGAAAGATATTATGATGAAAAGGCATTAATAAATATGGACAACTACACAGGAAAGATATTACTCTTATCTGCTGAAAATGATGCCTACTGGCCAAGTAAAAAAATGAGTAATATTCTAGTTGAAAACAGCAAAACTAAAGAAAATATAAGCCATATTCCCCTTAACTTAGAGGGCCATTACTTCTTAAATTATGAAGAATCAGTCAGAGAAATAATTAATTTCTTAAAGGCAAACTTTTCTTAA
- a CDS encoding HNH endonuclease domain-containing protein: MDKIYVPQQNIILPKEIAEVPYSAEVDYAVFSRVLRDDKVVASYKLYWLLSLLDEVSIGHKEIEFRRLICKMIVYAWYPLLKFKLSFGYCDNLAKVAEYISETFNLPSNYDSHKLLDFIYKSEDKTLNKMIRDLTLNVPYRFLSPFFEDKLRGKKKVEKMIEEFSKEDNSCVYEIYNNEKDEKCIRVRDKWCDYLKYNYKILQGWTYYKLVCFLQKRNPNVPGIAMKLEAPKTRELKEQTKIWKKIIEQKHIVDLYTGLDFTSDNYDEYGVLSLDHFIPWSFVLHDQMWNLTPTFKNINSKKSDNLLDYDTYIDKFCELQYEAFCFVVDTNARNSVEEYRDILRVENARKFKEQRQEEEFIKRLKQEIGPVYGIAKNQGFRVMDRLV, translated from the coding sequence ATGGACAAAATATATGTTCCTCAACAGAATATAATATTGCCAAAGGAAATAGCAGAGGTTCCTTATAGTGCAGAAGTTGATTATGCAGTTTTCTCTAGAGTATTAAGAGATGATAAAGTAGTGGCAAGCTATAAATTATATTGGTTATTATCCTTATTGGATGAGGTTTCTATTGGGCATAAAGAAATAGAATTTAGAAGGTTGATTTGTAAAATGATAGTGTATGCATGGTATCCACTTTTGAAGTTTAAGCTTAGTTTTGGATATTGTGATAACTTGGCAAAGGTGGCTGAGTATATTTCAGAGACTTTTAATCTACCAAGTAACTATGATTCACATAAGCTTTTAGATTTTATATATAAAAGTGAAGATAAGACGTTGAATAAAATGATTAGAGATTTAACTTTAAACGTTCCTTATAGATTTCTTTCTCCATTTTTTGAAGACAAGTTAAGAGGAAAGAAAAAGGTTGAAAAGATGATAGAGGAATTTTCAAAGGAAGATAACAGCTGTGTTTATGAAATATATAATAATGAAAAAGATGAGAAGTGTATAAGAGTAAGAGATAAATGGTGTGATTACTTGAAATACAACTATAAGATACTTCAAGGATGGACATACTATAAGCTTGTATGTTTTCTTCAAAAGCGTAATCCAAATGTTCCAGGGATAGCAATGAAATTAGAAGCACCTAAAACTAGAGAGTTAAAGGAGCAAACTAAGATATGGAAGAAGATCATAGAGCAAAAGCATATAGTTGATCTTTATACTGGCTTAGATTTTACCAGTGATAATTATGATGAATATGGAGTTTTAAGCCTTGATCACTTCATTCCTTGGAGCTTTGTACTTCATGATCAAATGTGGAATTTGACTCCAACCTTTAAAAACATCAATAGCAAAAAGAGTGATAATTTGCTTGATTATGATACCTATATAGACAAGTTCTGTGAGCTGCAATATGAAGCTTTCTGCTTTGTAGTAGATACAAATGCAAGAAACTCAGTGGAGGAATATAGAGATATATTAAGAGTTGAAAATGCAAGGAAGTTTAAGGAGCAAAGACAGGAAGAGGAATTTATAAAAAGACTAAAACAAGAGATTGGGCCTGTTTATGGAATTGCTAAGAATCAGGGCTTTAGAGTGATGGATAGGTTAGTTTAA
- a CDS encoding class I SAM-dependent methyltransferase encodes MKENKENWNAIYSSIKEKKPVYDLWLDRYKDILDKSKEQPIIDLGCGAGGSSLYLTERGYKVIACDNSEEAINIVNNFLPQVKTIQMDISKTLPFEEESIEVIIAELSLHYFSEETTKNIIKEIKRVLKPGGHLIGRVNSINDMNYGAGSEEEIEKNFYLTKAGYKRFFGEEDIGYYFRDFIIEVCEEKSIMRYGNEKRALEFVVRKL; translated from the coding sequence ATGAAAGAGAATAAGGAAAATTGGAACGCAATATATTCATCTATAAAAGAAAAGAAACCAGTTTATGATTTATGGCTTGATAGATATAAAGATATTTTAGACAAATCAAAAGAGCAACCTATAATTGATTTGGGCTGTGGAGCTGGGGGAAGTAGCTTGTATTTAACAGAGAGAGGGTATAAGGTTATCGCATGTGATAATTCAGAAGAAGCAATAAATATAGTTAATAATTTTCTTCCACAAGTAAAAACAATTCAAATGGATATTTCAAAAACGTTACCTTTTGAAGAGGAAAGCATAGAAGTAATAATAGCAGAGTTATCTCTTCATTATTTTAGTGAAGAAACAACTAAGAATATAATCAAAGAAATAAAAAGAGTTTTAAAACCTGGTGGACATTTAATTGGAAGAGTTAATTCTATAAATGACATGAATTATGGAGCTGGAAGTGAGGAGGAAATAGAAAAGAATTTCTATTTGACTAAGGCTGGATATAAGAGATTTTTTGGTGAGGAAGATATAGGTTACTACTTTAGAGATTTTATCATTGAAGTTTGTGAGGAAAAAAGCATTATGAGATATGGTAATGAGAAAAGAGCTCTTGAATTTGTTGTTAGAAAGTTATAA